From one Anopheles cruzii chromosome 3, idAnoCruzAS_RS32_06, whole genome shotgun sequence genomic stretch:
- the LOC128273038 gene encoding tRNA (adenine(58)-N(1))-methyltransferase catalytic subunit TRMT61A — protein MSFAGPKEVIAEGDTVVLYLTPAMMHSIEAVRQIRNKKNEMIEYVFQTCFGALKVSDLIGQRYGARVQLTKGWAHVLQPNPELWTQTLPHRTQILYTPDISMILYQLEVRPGSVVVESGTGSGSLSHYFLRAIRPSGHLHTFDFHEERCAKARDEFAAHGLGDSVTVRQRDVCEQGFGPELDGKADAVFLDLPAPHLAVPHAASALKNEGGRICSFSPCIEQSMRVCEALTQCGFIEIQNLEVLQVEDIVRTRNVPVMELDFLKTKKTDTAKDTKTPRESKKYITSTAPNTMAGHTGYLTVAELPPLFAR, from the exons ATGAGTTTCGCCGGTCCGAAAGAGGTGATTGCCGAGGGTGACACGGTCGTGCTATACCTAACGCCGGCTATGATGCACTCGATCGAGGCGGTGCGGCAGATTCGCAACAAAAAGAACGAAATGATCGAGTACGTGTTCCAGACGTGTTTTGGTGCACTGAAAGTGAGTGATCTGATCGGCCAGCGGTACGGGGCCCGTGTGCAGCTCACCAAAGGCTGGGCCCACGTTCTGCAGCCGAACCCCGAGCTGTGGACCCAAACGTTGCCCCATCGAACGCAAATCCTGTACACGCCCGATATCAGCATGATACTGTACCAGCTGGAAGTCCGACCCGGGAGCGTCGTGGTCGAGTCCGGTaccggctccggctcgctGTCGCACTACTTCCTGCGGGCCATACGCCCGTCCGGCCACCTGCATACGTTCGACTTCCACGAGGAACGGTGCGCGAAAGCACGCGACGAGTTTGCCGCGCACGGACTGGGTGACAGTGTGACCGTCCGGCAGCGGGACGTTTGCGAGCAGGGCTTCGGACCCGAGCTGGACGGGAAGGCCGATGCCGTGTTTCTCGATCttcccgcaccgcacctgGCCGTGCCGCATGCCGCCAGCGCGCTAAAGAACGAAG GTGGTCGGATCTGTTCGTTTTCGCCGTGTATCGAACAATCGATGCGGGTCTGTGAGGCGCTCACCCAGTGCGGCTTCATCGAGATACAGAACCTCGAGGTGCTCCAGGTGGAGGACATCGTCCGCACACGAAACGTACCGGTGATGGAGCTCGATTTCCTCAAGACAAAA aaaacggacACCGCCAAGGATACGAAAACACCGCGGGAAAGCAAGAAGTACATCACTTCGACCGCCCCGAACACGATGGCCGGCCATACGGGATACCTGACGGTCGCCGAACTGCCGCCCCTTTTTGCCCGATAA